In Pseudothermotoga hypogea DSM 11164 = NBRC 106472, the following are encoded in one genomic region:
- a CDS encoding transketolase, translating to MVKKFDKETVRRLKELARICRGDVLKMTYVANSGHPGGSMSSMEIFLSIYSFANVDPKNPFDPLRDRIVISHGHTSPGVYSVLGRLGFVDIDQVIAGFRHHSSIFEGHVTRGIPGIDWSTGNLGQGLAAGVGFALASKIKEQDYHVFVAMSDAEQAKGQVAEARRIAKKYGLSNVTVVIDYNDAQISGRARDIMAVNIKENYLSDGWRVIEVDGHDIEQLLYALKEAVEDKVNPVAILAHTVMGKGVSFMENNVSYHGKPLTKEELEKALAELGIENDVDKYIEMRKHLPLVKHEPLKLGYEVKINVPTARTYTEKTDNRSAFGKALLDIVKANKNSETPVVVVDCDLASSVKTDLVMKEVPERFVQIGVQEHAAATVSGAMSADGIVTFFADFGVFGVSETYNQHRLNAINHTNLKVVVTHCGLNVGEDGKTHHGLDYVSAPANWLGYKVIVPADPNQTDRVVRYTASVYGNFLIAMGRAKQSIIKREDGKPFFGDDYTFEYGKIDVLREGAEVTLLGCGAIVENLVAAADNFKGRVSVLNVACPLDLDEATLRKYCDGKKVLVVEDHAAPLGLAALLAKFMMQKKIFPSHFEQIAIEEHVVSGPYEALYELYGLSAKKIAEKVAALLS from the coding sequence ATGGTCAAGAAATTCGACAAAGAAACAGTGAGAAGGTTGAAAGAGTTGGCACGCATATGTCGTGGCGATGTGTTGAAGATGACCTACGTTGCCAATTCCGGACATCCCGGAGGCTCCATGTCTTCGATGGAAATCTTTCTGAGCATCTACAGCTTTGCGAACGTCGATCCGAAGAATCCTTTCGATCCTTTGCGCGACAGAATCGTGATCAGCCACGGACACACCTCACCCGGAGTTTACTCCGTGCTCGGCAGATTGGGTTTCGTTGACATAGATCAGGTCATCGCGGGCTTTCGTCACCACTCGAGCATTTTCGAAGGCCACGTAACTCGTGGAATTCCAGGGATCGATTGGTCCACTGGGAACTTAGGTCAGGGCCTTGCTGCGGGTGTTGGTTTCGCGCTCGCGTCGAAGATCAAAGAACAAGATTATCACGTCTTTGTCGCGATGAGCGATGCCGAACAGGCGAAGGGTCAGGTTGCAGAGGCTCGCAGGATCGCCAAGAAGTACGGTCTTTCAAATGTCACAGTTGTGATAGACTACAACGATGCGCAGATCTCCGGCAGGGCTCGCGATATAATGGCTGTCAACATAAAGGAAAACTACCTCTCGGACGGTTGGAGAGTCATTGAAGTCGATGGTCACGACATAGAACAACTTTTGTACGCACTGAAAGAAGCCGTTGAAGACAAGGTCAATCCGGTAGCCATCCTTGCGCATACCGTCATGGGTAAGGGTGTTTCGTTCATGGAAAACAATGTCTCATACCATGGAAAGCCCCTCACAAAGGAAGAACTCGAAAAGGCGCTCGCGGAACTCGGTATCGAGAATGACGTTGACAAGTACATCGAGATGAGAAAACATTTACCGCTTGTCAAACACGAGCCTTTAAAACTCGGGTACGAGGTCAAGATAAACGTCCCCACAGCCAGAACTTACACGGAAAAGACTGACAATCGAAGTGCTTTCGGCAAGGCTCTTCTCGACATTGTGAAGGCCAACAAGAACAGCGAGACGCCTGTGGTCGTTGTGGATTGTGACCTTGCCTCTTCTGTAAAAACCGACCTTGTCATGAAAGAGGTTCCTGAAAGGTTCGTTCAGATAGGTGTGCAGGAACACGCCGCGGCAACGGTCTCTGGTGCCATGTCGGCAGACGGAATCGTAACGTTCTTTGCCGACTTCGGTGTCTTTGGTGTGAGTGAAACGTACAACCAGCACAGGCTGAACGCGATAAATCACACGAATTTGAAGGTCGTCGTAACACACTGTGGTTTGAACGTTGGAGAAGATGGTAAGACGCACCATGGACTCGATTACGTCTCCGCACCGGCGAACTGGCTCGGCTACAAGGTCATAGTTCCGGCCGATCCGAACCAGACGGACCGTGTTGTGAGGTATACCGCGTCGGTCTATGGGAACTTCTTGATCGCCATGGGCAGGGCGAAGCAATCTATCATAAAGCGCGAAGATGGGAAACCCTTCTTCGGTGACGATTACACCTTCGAGTACGGCAAGATCGATGTGCTCAGGGAGGGTGCAGAAGTGACACTCTTGGGTTGCGGTGCCATCGTCGAGAACTTGGTGGCTGCGGCAGACAACTTCAAAGGCAGAGTCTCTGTGCTGAACGTTGCTTGTCCGCTCGATCTCGACGAAGCAACGTTGAGAAAGTACTGCGATGGTAAGAAAGTACTCGTCGTCGAAGATCATGCCGCGCCACTCGGCTTGGCAGCGTTGCTCGCGAAGTTCATGATGCAAAAGAAGATCTTTCCTTCGCACTTCGAGCAAATCGCGATCGAAGAACACGTTGTCTCAGGTCCTTACGAGGCACTGTACGAACTCTACGGGCTCAGCGCGAAAAAGATCGCTGAGAAG
- a CDS encoding DUF2905 domain-containing protein gives MVALAKFLIFIGIVLLVTGMVLYVIGRFTPLGRLPGDIVIKRERFVFYFPIMTSLLLSLVLTFLFFVISRIGR, from the coding sequence ATGGTAGCGTTAGCTAAATTCCTCATCTTCATAGGTATTGTGCTACTGGTAACCGGGATGGTACTCTATGTTATAGGCAGGTTCACACCGCTTGGAAGACTACCCGGAGACATCGTGATAAAACGCGAAAGGTTCGTGTTCTACTTTCCCATAATGACGAGTTTGCTTTTGAGCTTGGTACTGACATTCTTATTTTTCGTAATTTCAAGGATCGGAAGATGA
- a CDS encoding PSP1 domain-containing protein: protein MVAVVYAVELLPKGKLHYYADNGEDIKPNDLVLVMSEFGLDVGRVMFGPKELSIEQIGAELKPIIRKLTDEDLKQHEQNLKDAVEAHEICRQKIKEHNLPMKLLYTRYMFDRSRLVFYFSSETRVDFRELVKDLARIFKTRIELRQVGVRDELKFMGGIGLCGLPVCCSRFLREFDSVTLKHAKAQQLMINTAKISGSCRRLLCCLTYEYDFYKEMLEGIPDEGETFVYEGKTCVVQAIDVFKQRVLAISQAEDAMFYVPFSFFRGGGENGSVS from the coding sequence ATGGTCGCTGTAGTCTATGCGGTGGAACTTCTACCGAAAGGCAAGTTACATTACTATGCAGACAATGGTGAAGACATAAAGCCGAACGATCTGGTGCTGGTCATGAGTGAGTTCGGACTCGACGTGGGTCGGGTCATGTTCGGCCCAAAGGAATTGAGCATAGAACAGATCGGTGCGGAACTCAAACCTATAATCAGAAAGCTCACCGACGAAGATCTAAAGCAGCACGAACAGAACCTGAAAGATGCCGTGGAGGCACACGAGATATGCAGACAGAAGATCAAGGAGCACAATCTACCCATGAAACTGCTCTACACCAGGTACATGTTCGATCGATCGAGGCTGGTGTTCTACTTCAGTTCCGAAACGCGCGTTGATTTTAGAGAACTCGTGAAGGACCTCGCGCGCATATTCAAAACCCGCATCGAGTTGAGGCAGGTAGGTGTACGCGACGAGCTCAAGTTCATGGGTGGTATAGGTTTGTGCGGCCTTCCAGTTTGTTGCAGTAGGTTTCTTCGCGAGTTCGACAGCGTGACACTGAAGCACGCGAAAGCCCAGCAGCTCATGATTAACACCGCGAAGATTTCCGGTTCTTGCAGAAGATTACTCTGCTGTCTCACTTACGAGTACGATTTTTACAAGGAAATGTTAGAAGGCATTCCCGACGAGGGTGAAACCTTCGTGTATGAAGGTAAAACTTGCGTGGTGCAAGCCATAGATGTGTTCAAGCAGAGGGTGCTCGCCATTTCTCAGGCAGAGGATGCCATGTTCTACGTGCCTTTCTCATTCTTCCGGGGAGGCGGTGAGAATGGTAGCGTTAGCTAA
- a CDS encoding YaaR family protein, with protein sequence MRINPLEDGNMKSHQIKSKKVSKSKLSARASQETGFLDVLEEVEEETYNQLLEKAIRSVVETGNDLIRSPTEDNFKKYRESVKQFLKLVEKKLYKIERERGIDLHVVASQVNEKLNEIADALLQAESGAIKLSAKVEEIYGLLINIYR encoded by the coding sequence TTGAGGATAAATCCTCTGGAAGATGGCAACATGAAGAGCCATCAGATCAAGAGCAAAAAGGTTTCGAAGAGTAAACTTTCGGCTCGGGCCAGTCAGGAAACCGGCTTTTTGGACGTGCTCGAAGAGGTCGAAGAAGAAACCTACAATCAGCTCTTGGAGAAAGCCATAAGGTCCGTGGTCGAGACGGGCAACGATTTGATTCGTTCGCCGACCGAGGACAACTTCAAGAAGTACAGAGAAAGTGTCAAGCAATTCTTGAAACTCGTCGAGAAGAAGCTCTACAAGATCGAAAGAGAGCGTGGAATAGATCTTCACGTGGTCGCGAGTCAGGTGAACGAAAAACTGAACGAGATAGCCGACGCCTTGCTTCAAGCTGAAAGCGGAGCCATCAAACTGTCGGCGAAGGTCGAAGAAATCTATGGCTTACTGATAAACATCTACAGGTGA
- the mtnA gene encoding S-methyl-5-thioribose-1-phosphate isomerase, with the protein MMLKTITMQWTGDSLILIDQRKLPHVVENVVCKSYEEVAQAIKDMVVRGAPAIGAAAAFGYVLGAKQFSHLKGEHLSKAMQQVHDAIARTRPTAVNLFWALKRMHEKFLAAKDQDFVKALEEEAMKIAREDIETNRSIGRHGQTLLKDGDTILTHCNAGALATVDYGTALGVIRAAVENGKRLRVYVDETRPYLQGARLTAWELVQLGLETILICDNMAGWVMKQGKVNAVIVGADRIAANGDVANKIGTYTLAVLAKRHGVPFYVAAPISTIDLNVKDGSQIPIEERSHKEVTHVGDLRIAAEGVKVYNPAFDVTEHDLVTAIITERGIVRPPYEVNLKRIMGVEP; encoded by the coding sequence ATGATGCTCAAAACCATAACGATGCAATGGACGGGAGACTCACTCATCCTCATAGATCAGAGAAAGCTTCCGCACGTCGTGGAAAACGTCGTGTGTAAGAGTTATGAAGAAGTGGCTCAGGCGATAAAAGACATGGTCGTTCGCGGCGCACCAGCCATAGGCGCCGCGGCGGCCTTTGGTTACGTGCTCGGCGCAAAGCAGTTCTCACACTTGAAAGGTGAACATCTCTCGAAGGCGATGCAACAAGTCCACGATGCGATCGCTCGGACGAGGCCCACGGCTGTGAACCTCTTCTGGGCCCTGAAAAGAATGCACGAGAAGTTCCTCGCGGCCAAAGACCAAGACTTCGTCAAAGCTCTCGAAGAAGAGGCCATGAAGATAGCGCGAGAGGACATAGAGACGAACAGATCCATAGGCCGACACGGTCAGACGTTGCTGAAGGATGGCGATACGATCTTAACCCATTGCAACGCTGGTGCCTTAGCTACGGTCGATTACGGCACGGCGTTGGGAGTCATACGTGCCGCCGTGGAGAACGGTAAAAGATTGAGAGTGTACGTGGATGAGACGAGGCCTTACTTACAGGGCGCGCGATTGACGGCTTGGGAATTGGTTCAGCTCGGTCTCGAAACGATCTTGATCTGTGACAACATGGCAGGTTGGGTCATGAAACAAGGCAAGGTGAACGCTGTCATAGTGGGGGCGGACAGGATCGCTGCCAACGGGGATGTTGCCAACAAGATAGGTACCTATACGCTCGCAGTTCTCGCCAAGAGACACGGTGTACCTTTCTACGTTGCGGCTCCCATATCGACGATAGATTTGAACGTCAAGGATGGCTCACAGATACCCATCGAAGAGCGTTCTCACAAGGAAGTCACGCACGTTGGCGACCTGAGGATCGCTGCCGAAGGTGTGAAGGTGTACAATCCAGCCTTCGATGTCACAGAACACGATCTCGTCACCGCGATAATCACTGAGAGAGGAATAGTGAGGCCTCCCTACGAAGTCAATCTGAAACGCATCATGGGGGTTGAACCTTGA
- a CDS encoding peptidyl-prolyl cis-trans isomerase, translating into MKKFLIIVIMVFLALNLFAQETTSSATPSTVVVAEVNGRQVTQEELDREANLNRLLLQLQSLDERFYQVLTSTPEGLALLQRYKREVLNNLIDQILIVQIGEKMGIVVPKETIEKLVADELNKTLSQYNMTETDLDWYLKSANLGDLETFKNRLRWIFTVQQTLQQIYQKVTESSAISDEEVKRFYEENKEFFTVEESAKLLRIIVETQEQANKVLERIRKGEDFSQIASEVSIDPLTKDKAGELGWVERYSGLLNQEVEEKVFASPVGAIVGPLKTSGGWEIYRVLEKKPKGYQELEEVAGDIRDYLAQSKASELWQKWVQEEFLKFKQSSDIKVYLLSGTETEGGSQQ; encoded by the coding sequence GTGAAGAAATTTCTCATCATTGTCATCATGGTGTTCTTGGCATTGAACCTTTTTGCTCAGGAAACGACGAGCAGTGCGACACCCAGCACGGTTGTTGTCGCAGAGGTGAACGGCAGACAAGTCACACAGGAAGAGCTCGACAGAGAAGCAAACCTGAACAGACTCTTGTTGCAGTTGCAGTCTCTCGACGAGAGGTTCTACCAGGTGCTCACAAGCACGCCCGAAGGTTTGGCACTCCTTCAACGCTACAAGAGGGAAGTGCTGAACAACCTGATCGATCAGATCTTGATCGTCCAGATCGGTGAGAAGATGGGTATCGTCGTTCCGAAGGAAACGATAGAGAAGCTCGTCGCGGATGAGTTGAACAAAACTCTTTCTCAGTACAACATGACAGAAACCGATCTGGATTGGTATCTCAAGAGTGCAAACCTCGGAGATCTGGAAACGTTCAAAAACAGGCTCAGATGGATCTTCACGGTCCAACAGACGCTTCAGCAGATATACCAAAAAGTAACGGAGAGTTCGGCGATCAGCGACGAAGAAGTGAAGAGATTCTATGAGGAAAACAAGGAGTTCTTCACCGTCGAAGAATCCGCGAAGCTTTTGAGAATCATCGTCGAGACGCAGGAACAGGCAAACAAGGTTTTGGAGAGGATCAGAAAGGGTGAGGATTTCTCCCAGATCGCGAGTGAAGTCTCGATCGATCCGTTGACGAAGGATAAGGCGGGCGAGCTGGGATGGGTCGAACGCTACAGTGGTCTACTGAATCAGGAAGTCGAAGAAAAAGTCTTCGCGAGCCCAGTCGGTGCGATCGTTGGTCCGTTGAAGACGAGTGGTGGATGGGAGATCTACCGTGTTCTGGAGAAGAAGCCCAAAGGTTATCAAGAGCTGGAGGAAGTCGCGGGCGATATAAGGGACTATTTGGCGCAGTCCAAGGCGAGCGAACTGTGGCAGAAATGGGTCCAAGAAGAGTTCCTAAAGTTCAAGCAGTCGAGCGACATCAAGGTTTATCTCCTGAGTGGAACTGAAACTGAAGGGGGATCGCAGCAGTAA
- the mazG gene encoding nucleoside triphosphate pyrophosphohydrolase, translated as MGILGEEFEKLVQIMETLRSKRGCEWDRSQTHESLKPYLIEEAYELLDAIDEKNDARMIEELGDVLLQVIFHAQVAKERDAFDILDVLRTLSEKLVRRHPHVFGDSPGYSYEQWERIKSQEKGTSKSSAIGSLNKALPALSLARRIQENAAAVGFDWPDVSGAMEKVREEVRELEQAIQRGDPGSMEEELGDLLFAVVNVARFSSVDPEVALRRATEKFANRFAMVEDFAKKRGLELKKMTLEQLDALWEEVKGGE; from the coding sequence TTGGGAATCCTGGGTGAAGAATTCGAAAAGTTGGTTCAGATCATGGAAACACTGCGCTCCAAACGTGGATGCGAGTGGGATCGCAGTCAGACACACGAATCTCTGAAGCCCTATCTGATCGAAGAAGCTTACGAACTACTGGACGCAATCGACGAAAAGAACGACGCAAGGATGATCGAGGAACTGGGAGATGTGTTGCTTCAGGTCATCTTTCATGCACAGGTCGCTAAGGAAAGGGACGCGTTCGACATTTTGGACGTGTTGAGAACGCTCAGCGAAAAGCTCGTAAGACGTCATCCACACGTTTTTGGTGACAGTCCAGGCTATTCTTACGAGCAGTGGGAGCGAATCAAATCCCAGGAGAAAGGAACAAGCAAGTCTTCAGCGATTGGCAGTCTGAACAAAGCGCTACCTGCTCTGAGCCTTGCAAGGAGGATTCAGGAGAACGCAGCAGCGGTCGGTTTCGATTGGCCAGATGTCTCGGGAGCTATGGAAAAGGTCAGAGAAGAAGTGAGGGAGCTCGAGCAGGCTATCCAGCGGGGGGATCCAGGATCAATGGAGGAAGAGCTTGGGGATTTGCTCTTCGCCGTTGTCAACGTGGCGAGGTTTTCGAGCGTCGATCCTGAGGTTGCGTTGCGCAGGGCGACTGAGAAGTTCGCCAATAGGTTCGCAATGGTTGAGGATTTTGCAAAGAAGCGTGGGCTCGAGTTGAAGAAAATGACTCTCGAACAACTCGATGCTCTCTGGGAAGAAGTGAAGGGAGGAGAGTGA
- a CDS encoding TIGR00153 family protein, translating into MGWIVGKKELEIVNLVREHLEKVSTTLVSLKNLLEAYLSQQFDRITELAEEVREFEHEADVVRRKVENIMYSGAFLPNFRGDLLGIIEAADKVANKAEYVADLLEIERPYIPDSLNEEIKALLDRSIETYDALKQAIEYLFIDLNRVMEFVDATEVKEHQVDGIERDLLRKIFSLQDISHGQKMHLKDLIRSLADIADRAEDCSDRVQIVSLKRRV; encoded by the coding sequence ATGGGGTGGATAGTTGGCAAGAAAGAGCTTGAAATCGTGAATCTCGTGCGTGAGCACCTCGAAAAGGTTAGCACGACGCTGGTGAGTTTGAAGAACCTGCTTGAAGCCTATCTGTCCCAGCAGTTTGATCGTATTACAGAACTCGCCGAGGAGGTTCGTGAGTTCGAACACGAGGCAGACGTTGTGAGAAGAAAGGTTGAAAACATCATGTACAGCGGTGCATTCTTGCCCAACTTCAGAGGTGATCTGCTCGGGATCATCGAGGCGGCCGACAAAGTCGCGAACAAGGCTGAATACGTGGCCGATCTTCTCGAGATCGAAAGACCCTATATTCCAGATTCCCTGAACGAGGAAATCAAGGCGTTGCTCGACAGGTCCATCGAGACTTACGATGCTCTCAAACAGGCGATAGAGTATCTTTTTATCGATTTGAACCGTGTCATGGAGTTTGTCGATGCGACGGAAGTGAAAGAGCACCAGGTGGACGGCATCGAAAGAGATCTGCTGAGAAAGATATTCTCCCTGCAGGATATCTCCCACGGTCAAAAAATGCATCTCAAGGATCTGATAAGAAGTCTGGCGGATATCGCAGACAGGGCGGAGGACTGTTCAGACAGGGTCCAGATCGTCTCACTCAAGAGGAGGGTGTAG
- the glpK gene encoding glycerol kinase GlpK, protein MKERYVLALDQGTTSSRAILFDSSGNVVGMVNQEFPQIYPKPGWVEHDPYDILESQVSVAKKLLRTFDVEPNQIAAIGITNQRETTIVWDKKTGKPVYNAIVWQCRRTANICDELKAQGLADYIQRKTGLVIDAYFSATKVQWILKNVPDVLEKAKRGDVAFGTVDSWLIWNLTGGKVHATDVSNASRTMLFNISDLCWDQELLDIFGVPRSMLPQVFPSSYVYGVTDKDIFGVEIPIAADIGDQQAALFGQMCIRAGMVKNTYGTGCFILMNIGDRPIFSRSGLLTTVAWKLKDEVSYALEGSVFIAGAAVQWLRDELRMVESAAETEQMALSVPSSAGVYVVPAFVGLGAPHWDMYARGAIFGLTRGSKKEHIVRAVLESIAYQTRDVVEVMCEECRTELKTLRVDGGASKNNFLMQFQADILNVPVERPKVNETTALGAAYLAGLAVGYWGSMEQIESQWQLDRKFVPNMDEKEREELYKGWKKAVERAKGWMKT, encoded by the coding sequence ATGAAGGAACGTTACGTTCTCGCGCTGGATCAGGGCACGACGAGTTCTCGCGCCATACTCTTCGATTCGAGCGGAAATGTCGTTGGTATGGTGAATCAGGAGTTTCCACAGATCTATCCGAAACCCGGATGGGTGGAACACGATCCTTACGACATCCTGGAATCTCAAGTCAGTGTAGCTAAGAAGCTTCTTCGCACATTCGACGTCGAGCCCAACCAGATAGCCGCAATAGGTATTACAAACCAAAGAGAAACGACCATCGTGTGGGACAAAAAAACGGGAAAACCTGTTTATAACGCGATAGTCTGGCAGTGCAGAAGAACGGCGAACATCTGCGATGAGCTCAAAGCACAGGGCCTCGCCGACTATATACAACGCAAGACAGGTCTGGTGATCGACGCGTATTTCTCTGCCACGAAAGTTCAGTGGATCTTGAAGAACGTGCCCGATGTGTTGGAGAAAGCAAAGAGAGGAGATGTTGCCTTCGGTACCGTGGACAGCTGGCTCATATGGAACTTGACGGGCGGAAAGGTTCACGCCACAGACGTGTCCAACGCTTCGAGGACGATGCTGTTTAACATAAGCGATCTGTGCTGGGATCAGGAGCTTTTGGATATCTTCGGTGTACCTCGTTCGATGTTGCCTCAAGTCTTTCCTTCAAGCTACGTGTACGGTGTGACGGACAAGGATATCTTCGGCGTTGAGATACCCATTGCGGCGGACATTGGAGATCAGCAGGCAGCACTGTTTGGACAGATGTGCATCCGAGCGGGCATGGTCAAAAACACTTACGGTACGGGCTGTTTCATACTCATGAACATCGGTGATAGACCTATCTTCTCACGCTCCGGGCTGCTGACAACTGTCGCCTGGAAGTTGAAGGATGAGGTTTCCTATGCGCTCGAAGGAAGTGTTTTCATAGCAGGAGCCGCGGTACAGTGGCTCAGGGACGAGCTGAGAATGGTCGAAAGTGCGGCTGAGACTGAGCAGATGGCGCTGAGTGTTCCGAGCTCGGCCGGTGTTTACGTCGTTCCGGCGTTCGTGGGCCTTGGCGCACCCCACTGGGACATGTACGCGAGGGGTGCGATCTTCGGACTCACGAGAGGTTCGAAGAAGGAACACATAGTCAGGGCAGTTCTGGAATCGATTGCGTACCAGACCAGGGACGTCGTCGAGGTGATGTGCGAAGAGTGTCGGACGGAGCTGAAGACTTTGAGGGTAGATGGGGGTGCGTCGAAGAATAACTTCTTGATGCAGTTTCAGGCGGACATTTTGAACGTTCCAGTGGAGAGACCGAAGGTGAACGAGACGACGGCTTTGGGTGCGGCGTACCTCGCAGGTCTGGCGGTGGGTTATTGGGGAAGCATGGAACAGATAGAGTCACAGTGGCAACTCGATAGGAAGTTCGTTCCGAACATGGATGAGAAGGAGAGAGAAGAACTGTACAAGGGTTGGAAAAAAGCAGTGGAACGAGCGAAAGGGTGGATGAAAACGTGA
- a CDS encoding glycerol-3-phosphate responsive antiterminator: MRDEKYFAHPVVPALRSEEQLQKAAESMATSVFLLYGDLMSLKNVVKYLHDHGKRVFVHLDLIKGLGKDESAVEYLKTQILADGMITTKGNLITVAKKVGLVPIQRIFLLDSQSLTTGIAQIKSHRPDYIEVLPGLIPDLIQQIVQETGISVITGGLIKTVQQAMEALKKGAMAVSTSEESLWNLKLS, from the coding sequence GTGAGGGACGAAAAATACTTCGCACATCCCGTTGTGCCAGCACTGAGAAGTGAAGAACAACTACAAAAAGCGGCCGAGAGCATGGCAACCTCGGTCTTTCTTCTCTACGGTGATCTGATGAGTCTGAAGAATGTGGTAAAGTACCTGCACGATCATGGCAAAAGAGTCTTCGTTCATCTGGATCTGATCAAAGGTTTGGGTAAGGACGAGAGTGCAGTTGAATACCTCAAGACGCAGATCTTAGCTGATGGCATGATAACCACAAAGGGAAATTTGATAACCGTCGCAAAAAAGGTAGGTTTGGTACCCATACAGAGGATCTTCCTTCTCGATTCACAATCGCTCACGACAGGCATCGCACAGATAAAATCGCACCGACCGGATTACATAGAAGTGTTGCCTGGCTTGATCCCGGATCTGATCCAGCAGATAGTTCAGGAAACCGGTATATCGGTGATAACGGGAGGCTTGATCAAAACTGTACAGCAGGCGATGGAGGCGCTCAAGAAAGGTGCGATGGCAGTCTCGACGAGTGAGGAGAGTTTGTGGAATTTAAAGCTAAGCTGA
- a CDS encoding DUF1667 domain-containing protein, with protein MEKIVCVLCPMGCKIKYSVEDGKIVSVEGNRCPRGLSYLEDELKEPKRIVPTSVKVVNGELPLASVKTSKPIPKRLIPEFMELVKQVQIEAPVKVGDVILKNVLETGADVVATRTVKRVNSA; from the coding sequence ATGGAGAAGATAGTTTGCGTCCTATGCCCAATGGGATGCAAAATAAAATACAGTGTTGAGGATGGAAAGATAGTTTCAGTCGAGGGCAACCGCTGTCCAAGGGGTCTTTCTTACCTCGAGGACGAGCTGAAAGAACCCAAGAGGATCGTTCCCACCAGTGTGAAGGTTGTTAATGGTGAACTTCCCCTTGCGTCGGTGAAGACATCCAAGCCCATACCCAAACGTTTGATACCGGAATTCATGGAGTTGGTCAAACAGGTCCAAATCGAAGCCCCCGTGAAGGTGGGCGATGTGATCCTGAAGAACGTCCTCGAAACGGGAGCGGACGTCGTAGCTACGCGTACTGTGAAAAGAGTCAACTCAGCTTAG
- a CDS encoding NAD(P)/FAD-dependent oxidoreductase, whose protein sequence is MKTDVLVIGAGAAGMAAAIAAAKRNLKVVIAERDEITGGILNQCIHNGFGLHYFREELTGPEYAERFREQLSRYAGAIDVLNDCHVLRLNRDRTALLVSPKNVFELEAKVVVYAAGARERPFGSLMIPGDRPSGIFTAGVAQRLMNIDNRKVGRKALIVGSGDIGMIMARRLTLEGIEVVGVVERLPYPGGLLRNVIQCLKDFNIPLYLSSTVVEVKGSERLEEVVVASVDEQFRPIPGTEKSFKVDTLVLSVGLIPQVEMLNGLVTLDKRTRGIACSNTGQSSNEWIFAAGNCTAVFDLVDYVTKEGERAGEYASRYVNGERFSLGVPIVPGENVMLTFPNYYNDVDDLTLYLRCKKPMEKALLKVGGFEKTFEDLIPSEMIVVKIPKQKLSNLDRIEVKLEEV, encoded by the coding sequence ATGAAGACGGACGTGCTCGTGATCGGTGCGGGAGCTGCAGGTATGGCTGCGGCGATTGCGGCGGCGAAGAGGAACTTGAAGGTAGTCATCGCCGAACGAGACGAGATCACTGGTGGCATTTTGAATCAGTGCATTCACAACGGCTTCGGGCTGCATTATTTCAGAGAGGAACTGACAGGACCTGAATACGCGGAGCGCTTTCGAGAGCAACTGAGCAGATACGCTGGTGCGATAGATGTGTTGAACGACTGCCACGTACTGAGGCTCAACAGGGACAGAACGGCCCTGCTCGTCTCACCGAAGAACGTGTTCGAGCTCGAAGCGAAGGTGGTCGTGTACGCTGCTGGGGCACGTGAACGTCCCTTCGGTTCTCTGATGATTCCCGGCGATAGACCTTCTGGCATCTTCACCGCGGGTGTGGCACAAAGATTGATGAACATAGACAACAGAAAGGTCGGAAGGAAAGCTTTGATCGTTGGCTCCGGAGACATCGGCATGATCATGGCCAGGAGGTTGACGCTCGAAGGCATCGAAGTCGTGGGAGTCGTTGAGAGATTACCTTATCCGGGAGGATTGCTGAGGAACGTGATACAGTGCTTGAAGGACTTCAACATACCGTTGTACCTCTCCAGCACCGTGGTCGAAGTCAAAGGAAGCGAAAGACTCGAAGAAGTCGTCGTCGCAAGCGTGGATGAACAGTTCAGGCCAATTCCAGGTACTGAAAAGAGTTTCAAAGTGGACACGCTCGTTCTTTCGGTCGGACTCATCCCTCAGGTAGAGATGCTGAACGGTCTGGTCACGCTCGACAAAAGAACCAGGGGAATCGCCTGCTCCAACACGGGTCAATCCTCGAACGAATGGATCTTCGCCGCAGGCAACTGCACGGCGGTCTTTGATCTTGTTGACTACGTCACCAAAGAGGGAGAGCGTGCAGGCGAGTACGCCTCGAGGTACGTCAATGGAGAAAGATTCTCACTCGGTGTTCCCATTGTTCCCGGAGAGAACGTGATGCTCACCTTCCCCAACTACTACAACGATGTCGATGATCTCACGCTCTATCTCAGGTGCAAGAAGCCCATGGAGAAGGCGTTATTGAAGGTGGGTGGCTTTGAAAAGACTTTTGAGGACCTCATCCCAAGTGAGATGATCGTTGTGAAGATTCCGAAGCAGAAACTCTCGAACCTTGACAGGATTGAAGTCAAGCTCGAGGAGGTGTGA